GGCTTCATGGCCTCGTCGCCGTATTCGAGGAAGCCGCGCTGGTGCTCGACGATCTGCGTCGCCACCTTCATCAGCGTCTCGTTGCGGCTCTGCAGGCTCTTGATGAACCAGCGCGCCTCCTGCAGCTGGTTGCGCATGAAGGTGTTGTCGGCGCTGGAGTCGGCGCGTTTGACGAAGCCGGCATACTGCGGGTTGACGCGCAGGCGCGGCACTGCCTCCTGGTTCAGCTCCACCAGCCAGCGCTCGTTGTGCTTGCGCACGATGACGTCGGGCACCACGTACTCGGGCTCGCTGGCCTCGATCTGCGAGCCGGGGCGCGGGTTGAGGCTCTGGATCAGCTCGATGACCTGGCGCAGTTCGTCCTCTTTCAGCTTCATGCGGCGCATCAGCTGGCTGTAGTCGCGGCCGCCGAGCACATCCAGATGCTCGCTGGCCAGGCGCTGCGCCTCGGCCAGCCAGGGCGTGTCGGCGGGTAGCTGGCGCAGTTGCAGGAGCAGGCATTCGCGCAGGTCACGTGCGCCGACGCCGGCGGGCTCGAAGTGCTGGATGCGGTGCAGCACGGCCTCGACTTCGTCGGCCTCGATGTCCAGCTGCGGGTCGAAGGACTCGACGATTTCGTCGATGGATTCCTCCAGGTAACCCTGGTCGTTGATGCAGTCGATGATGGTGACGCCGATCAGCTTGTCGGTGTCGGACATCGGCACCAGGTTGAGCTGCCACAGCAGGTGGCTCTGCAGGCTCTCGCCGGCCGAGGTGCGGGTGGTGAAGTCCCACTCGTCGTCATCGCTGGAGGGCAGGCTGCTGGCGCTGGTCTGGTAGACGTCTTCCCAGGCGGTATCGACCGGCAGCTCGCTGGGGATGCGGTCGTGCCACTCGCCGTCCTCGCCACCCTCGGTGTTGTTCACCGCGACGGTGCTGTCCTGGAAGCTGGAGCTGTCCTGCTGCGCCTGGGTGTTCTGCTCGGCGCCGTCGGCCATGGGGTCGGAGTTGTCGAAATCCTCGCCGTCTTCCTGGCGCTCCAGCATGGGGTTGGATTCCAGGGCTTCCTGGATTTCCTGCTGCAGATCCAGGGTGGAGAGCTGGAGGAGTCGGATGGCCTGTTGCAGCTGCGGAGTCATCGTCAGCTGCTGGCCCATCTTGAGGACTAGCGACGGTTTCATGGTGTGGGGCTGGGTACCTTGTTCACTTGCCGGCGCGCGGCGCCATCCACTGCAGGGCGGCGGGCCGCCCTAGGAAGCAAATTATATGCCTGACCTTGAATGATTCTAGCCCTTTGTGCAAGCCCCGCACTCGGTCGCGCTCAGAGGCGGAACTCGTGGCCCAGATAGACTTCCTTGACCAGCTGGTTGGCCAGGATGGTGTCGGCGTCGCCTTCGGCGATCAGCTGGCCGTCGTTGACGATGTAGGCGGTCTCGCAGATGTCCAGGGTCTCGCGCACGTTGTGATCGGTGATCAGTACGCCGATGCCCTTGGCCTTGAGGTGGTGGATGATCTGCTTGATGTCACCGACCGAGATCGGGTCGACGCCGGCGAAGGGTTCGTCGAGCAGGATGAACTTGGGCTCGGTGGCCAGGGCGCGGGCGATCTCCACCCGGCGTCGTTCGCCGCCGGACAGGCTCATGCCCAGGCTGTCGCGGATATGGCTGATGTGGAATTCCTGCAG
This DNA window, taken from Pseudomonas alcaligenes, encodes the following:
- a CDS encoding RNA polymerase factor sigma-54; translated protein: MKPSLVLKMGQQLTMTPQLQQAIRLLQLSTLDLQQEIQEALESNPMLERQEDGEDFDNSDPMADGAEQNTQAQQDSSSFQDSTVAVNNTEGGEDGEWHDRIPSELPVDTAWEDVYQTSASSLPSSDDDEWDFTTRTSAGESLQSHLLWQLNLVPMSDTDKLIGVTIIDCINDQGYLEESIDEIVESFDPQLDIEADEVEAVLHRIQHFEPAGVGARDLRECLLLQLRQLPADTPWLAEAQRLASEHLDVLGGRDYSQLMRRMKLKEDELRQVIELIQSLNPRPGSQIEASEPEYVVPDVIVRKHNERWLVELNQEAVPRLRVNPQYAGFVKRADSSADNTFMRNQLQEARWFIKSLQSRNETLMKVATQIVEHQRGFLEYGDEAMKPLVLHDIAEAVGMHESTISRVTTQKFMHTPRGIYELKYFFSSHVSTSEGGECSSTAIRAIIKKLVAAENAKKPLSDSKIAGLLEAQGIQVARRTVAKYRESLGIAPSSERKRLM
- the lptB gene encoding LPS export ABC transporter ATP-binding protein codes for the protein MATLKAQHLAKAYKGRQVVRDVSLSIDSGQIVGLLGPNGAGKTTCFYMIVGLVQADQGRVLIDNLDLSHQPMHGRARSGIGYLPQEASIFRKLSVADNIMAILETRKDLDRAAREKALESLLQEFHISHIRDSLGMSLSGGERRRVEIARALATEPKFILLDEPFAGVDPISVGDIKQIIHHLKAKGIGVLITDHNVRETLDICETAYIVNDGQLIAEGDADTILANQLVKEVYLGHEFRL